Proteins encoded within one genomic window of Oceanispirochaeta sp.:
- the yedF gene encoding sulfurtransferase-like selenium metabolism protein YedF yields MKEYKLDARGLDCPKPLLRTKQVISDQKFDRLTVLVGNEPARENIMRFLKHMKFQDIHWETTGVEGEFSISSVPGLANQENSVPETEKAEIPPIIPATGGGNTVLIASERIGMGKKDLGGLLMKGYIYTLTQIEIPPAYLIFMNTGVNLTLDDSESLEDLRVLEGRGVSLLVCGTCLDYLNAGDRLQIGQISNMYEIAERLHSNTGVLTFT; encoded by the coding sequence ATGAAAGAGTATAAACTGGACGCCAGGGGACTGGACTGCCCGAAGCCTCTCCTGAGAACAAAACAAGTCATAAGCGACCAGAAATTTGACAGACTGACTGTCCTGGTCGGCAATGAACCTGCCAGAGAGAATATCATGCGCTTCCTCAAACATATGAAATTTCAGGATATCCACTGGGAAACAACCGGCGTGGAAGGAGAGTTCTCCATCAGCTCTGTCCCGGGATTGGCTAACCAGGAAAATTCTGTTCCGGAAACAGAAAAAGCAGAAATACCGCCCATCATCCCGGCAACTGGAGGTGGAAATACGGTTCTCATAGCAAGCGAAAGAATCGGCATGGGGAAAAAAGATTTGGGAGGCCTCCTGATGAAGGGTTATATCTACACCCTCACCCAGATAGAGATTCCTCCGGCTTACCTGATTTTTATGAATACAGGAGTCAATCTGACCCTCGATGATTCAGAGAGCCTGGAAGACCTGAGAGTCCTGGAAGGCCGGGGAGTCTCCCTCCTTGTCTGCGGCACATGCCTTGACTACTTGAATGCGGGAGACAGGTTACAGATCGGGCAGATTTCAAACATGTACGAGATTGCCGAGAGATTACACAGCAACACAGGAGTCCTTACGTTT
- a CDS encoding DUF3343 domain-containing protein, with protein MHEFLFTFQSTHQALKGEKYLKSLKHRIKLIPTPFEIFAECGFSLEVHLEEEKWEEISKDPKWSFAECYLILQENGGKRHYERV; from the coding sequence ATGCATGAGTTTTTGTTCACCTTTCAATCGACCCACCAGGCGTTAAAGGGTGAAAAATATCTAAAGAGTTTAAAGCATAGGATAAAATTGATTCCCACTCCCTTTGAAATATTCGCCGAGTGCGGTTTCAGTCTGGAAGTGCATCTGGAAGAGGAAAAATGGGAAGAAATCAGTAAAGATCCAAAATGGAGCTTTGCCGAATGTTATCTGATACTGCAGGAAAACGGAGGGAAGAGACATTATGAAAGAGTATAA
- the selD gene encoding selenide, water dikinase SelD: MANPEKLSGYSRFSGCGAKLGPALLDKALCGLTQPRRPEVLADFSGSEDAGVYRISDDIALVQTIDFFPPIVDDSRLFGEIAAANALSDIYAMGGRPVSAVNVLCYPDEDLPLEYLKNIMEGALSKLIEAETALLGGHSVSDRELKFGFSVNGLIHPDKIIRNNTLRNKDILILTKPLGTGTINTAMKAEMASPQSVKASGQSMRMLNKKASELMKQYNVSACTDVTGFGLAGHAAEMAMGSGMDLHFFIHELPLLPEVMDYLSMGLVPEGTYRNREFRLSRIKNPEAVSPEVMDLIFDPQTSGGLLIALPGKDGLPFLEECRKCGMEASIVGRAEEGTERLVLNA; encoded by the coding sequence ATGGCAAACCCGGAAAAATTAAGCGGGTATTCCCGATTTTCAGGATGTGGAGCCAAACTGGGGCCTGCTCTGCTGGATAAGGCACTCTGTGGACTGACTCAACCCCGCAGGCCCGAGGTCCTGGCAGATTTTTCCGGCAGCGAAGACGCCGGAGTCTACCGCATCAGCGATGATATCGCCCTTGTTCAGACCATTGATTTTTTTCCCCCCATCGTAGATGACTCCCGTCTCTTCGGTGAAATCGCCGCCGCCAATGCCCTGTCGGATATTTATGCCATGGGGGGCCGGCCGGTGAGTGCGGTGAATGTGCTGTGCTATCCCGATGAAGACCTTCCTCTGGAGTACCTGAAGAATATCATGGAAGGAGCGCTATCCAAGCTGATCGAAGCGGAAACCGCCCTATTGGGGGGTCACAGCGTCAGCGACAGGGAGCTCAAATTCGGGTTTTCCGTGAATGGCCTGATTCATCCGGATAAGATCATCCGGAACAATACTCTCAGAAACAAGGATATTCTCATCTTGACCAAGCCTCTGGGTACAGGGACGATCAACACGGCGATGAAGGCAGAGATGGCCTCTCCACAATCGGTCAAAGCCTCGGGACAGAGCATGAGAATGCTGAACAAAAAAGCCTCTGAGTTGATGAAGCAGTACAATGTTTCCGCCTGTACGGATGTGACAGGCTTCGGTCTGGCCGGTCATGCCGCCGAGATGGCAATGGGCAGCGGGATGGATCTGCACTTCTTTATTCACGAACTGCCCCTCCTCCCGGAAGTCATGGATTATTTAAGTATGGGCCTGGTCCCGGAAGGAACCTACCGGAACAGGGAGTTCCGTCTGTCCCGGATCAAAAATCCGGAAGCCGTATCCCCGGAGGTCATGGACCTCATCTTTGATCCTCAAACCTCGGGAGGACTGCTGATCGCTCTTCCCGGGAAGGATGGACTGCCCTTTCTGGAGGAATGCCGAAAATGCGGTATGGAGGCCTCAATCGTAGGAAGAGCGGAAGAAGGAACAGAAAGGTTAGTATTGAATGCATGA